From Pseudomonas sp. stari2:
CGCGCCGTTGCTGTGCAGCGCGTTGATGTAATAGATCAGGCTTTCGCTGAGGTTGAACATCTGCACCAGATGCTGGTTCTGCATCGAGGCGTTGAATTTCTGCTGCAACTCCCGGGCGACCAGTTTGATCACCTTGAGGTGCCCGAGGTAGTGATGGATGTTGTTGAACAGCAGGTCCAGCAACACATCCAGTGGCGTATTGAGTGGCCGGCCCGTGCCGAGACCGTGCAGCGGCGTGTCGTCGGTGGCGATCACCAGCAACTGGCCCGGCGAAAACAGCAAACCGCAGGACGACACCTCGAACGCCAGACTGCCGCCCCCGGAGTAGTTCTCGGGGCGTTTCCAGATCAGAAACAAGTGATCCGGATGAAACTCGATCCGCGACACCTCGTCCGGGTCCAGCGCAGAGGCCAGAGCATGCTCATCCAGTTTGAAGTGACTGTGGAGCAGGTCGCGTTCAGCCGCGTCGGGGTCGCTGAATAACATCACCTCGGCGTCCAGCCGTTCAACCCGCTGCAACGCGCCGTGGCTCAGTGCAAAGCTGTTGATCATCGGCCGGTCACCAGGCCTGGCCGCGACGTTTGA
This genomic window contains:
- a CDS encoding magnesium transporter CorA family protein; amino-acid sequence: MINSFALSHGALQRVERLDAEVMLFSDPDAAERDLLHSHFKLDEHALASALDPDEVSRIEFHPDHLFLIWKRPENYSGGGSLAFEVSSCGLLFSPGQLLVIATDDTPLHGLGTGRPLNTPLDVLLDLLFNNIHHYLGHLKVIKLVARELQQKFNASMQNQHLVQMFNLSESLIYYINALHSNGAVLTRLRNHAEKQHFGSEAIGLIDDLIIENNQCYKQAEIYSTVFSGLIDARGNLMNNSMNNLLRKLTLINVVFLPLNLIASIGGMSEFSMMTAGTPWWVSYPLFLAAMLLGAGGMLFGLRRLAK